The proteins below are encoded in one region of Coffea arabica cultivar ET-39 chromosome 4c, Coffea Arabica ET-39 HiFi, whole genome shotgun sequence:
- the LOC113738743 gene encoding cytochrome P450 736A117-like, whose protein sequence is MASSSGLVSELKFDVYMFHPIFFSLFPLILLWFLFKLVSNSRKNQPPSPPGLPIIGNLHQLSSLPHYPLHSLAQKYGPIMFLKFGSVPTVVVSSADGASLIMKTHDLIFSDRPFSSTANKLLYNMKDISVAPYGEYWRQLKSICVLQLLSNKKVQAFRNIREEETSIMMQKIKDASLDSTPVNLSEMFVSLTNDIVCRSAFGRKYGGGETGKKFKLLLGEFLELLNGGSLVKSVPCLSWINRVNGYDARVDRVAREVDEFLEGVVQERLDGAVEKYSCGSGGETIDGESREDFLDILLKIYKDNATGVTMDRDSVKAIILDVFSAGTDTTATVAEWAMAEILRHPIVLKKLQTEIRGVVGGKEQISEDDLAEMHYLKAVIKETLRLHPPIPLLVPREAREDVKIMGYDIAAGTMVIINAWGIGRDPAYWDEPVNFMPERFMDSSIDFKGHDFQLIPFGAGRRGCPGIAFAVASNELVLANLVGKFDWQFPDGAQGKELDMTECPGVAVRRKIPLLVIPSPLS, encoded by the exons ATGGCAAGCTCATCAGGCTTGGTATCGGAGCTAAagtttgatgtatatatgtttcatccaatctttttttcccttttccctttAATCTTACTGTGGTTTCTCTTCAAATTAGTTTCAAATTCGAGAAAGAATCAGCCACCATCGCCACCAGGACTTCCGATTATTGGAAATCTTCATCAGCTAAGCTCACTGCCTCACTATCCTCTCCACTCCTTAGCCCAAAAATATGGTCCAATCATGTTTCTCAAATTTGGTAGTGTTCCAACGGTTGTAGTTTCATCAGCTGATGGAGCTAGCCTAATCATGAAAACCCACGATTTGATTTTCTCTGATAGGCCATTTTCGAGCACAGCTAATAAACTTCTCTATAACATGAAGGATATATCGGTAGCACCCTATGGCGAGTATTGGAGACAGTTAAAGAGTATTTGTGTTCTTCAGCTCCTGAGCAACAAAAAAGTTCAGGCGTTTCGTAATATAAGGGAAGAGGAAACGTCGATTATGATGCAGAAGATTAAAGACGCTTCTTTGGATTCGACACCTGTGAATTTGAGCGAAATGTTTGTTTCGCTGACTAATGATATTGTATGCAGATCGGCTTTTGGGAGGAAATACGGTGGAGGGGAAACTGGAAAGAAATTCAAGCTGCTGTTGGGCGAATTCTTGGAGTTACTGAACGGAGGAAGTTTAGTCAAATCTGTGCCCTGTCTCAGCTGGATTAATCGAGTTAATGGTTACGATGCCAGAGTGGATCGCGTTGCTAGAGAAGTAGATGAGTTCTTGGAGGGCGTGGTCCAGGAAAGGTTGGATGGTGCAGTGGAAAAATATTCCTGCGGGTCAGGTGGTGAGACGATTGATGGTGAAAGCAGAGAagactttcttgatattttgctGAAAATCTATAAAGATAACGCAACAGGTGTAACCATGGACAGGGACAGCGTCAAAGCTATAATATTG GATGTATTCTCTGCTGGAACTGATACCACGGCTACAGTTGCAGAATGGGCAATGGCAGAGATCTTAAGACACCCCATTGTCCTAAAGAAATTGCAAACTGAAATAAGAGGGGTTGTTGGTGGCAAAGAACAGATATCCGAGGATGACTTGGCCGAGATGCATTATTTGAAAGCAGTGATCAAGGAAACTCTTCGCTTACATCCTCCAATTCCGTTGCTGGTTCCTAGAGAAGCAAGAGAAGATGTCAAAATAATGGGATATGATATCGCAGCTGGTACAATGGTGATCATCAATGCTTGGGGAATAGGTAGAGATCCTGCATATTGGGATGAACCTGTAAACTTTATGCCAGAGAGATTTATGGATTCGTCTATAGATTTCAAAGGGCATGATTTCCAGTTAATCCCATTTGGTGCTGGTAGGAGGGGTTGTCCTGGAATCGCTTTTGCTGTTGCCAGTAATGAACTTGTGTTGGCAAATTTGGTAGGCAAGTTTGATTGGCAATTTCCTGATGGTGCACAGGGAAAAGAGTTGGATATGACAGAATGCCCTGGCGTTGCAGTTCGTCGCAAAATTCCTCTTCTTGTTATTCCATCTCCACTTTCTTGA